From one Melospiza melodia melodia isolate bMelMel2 chromosome 4, bMelMel2.pri, whole genome shotgun sequence genomic stretch:
- the RAD52 gene encoding DNA repair protein RAD52 homolog, translating to MPESQGKDSESCSSSSSNTGDSVASFGQYQYTASEYRAIQHALRQRLGPDYISSRQAGGGQKVCYIEGHKVISLANEMFGFNGWAHSVTQQNVDFVDLNNGRFYVGVCAFVRVQLKDGSYHEDVGYGVSEGLKSKALSLEKARKEAVTDGLKRALKCFGNALGNCILDKDYLRAVNKLPRQVPPELDLVKAKMQDYEPEIEQARYSSYVERQSAAGRQPCEVTPGCKPGQTEAAVVTADQKQPSAPRSTDSLAMECDATYQRKLRQKRLQQQFREQMEKRQQVPGVTASSKQAKSDAPVKHSTPTEVQQELAIEEEFFADDPELWDISLESTDLKVTGAKMSEPSGAAQLAPGTPRGQQQRTPHRGNQHRAAARLAQLQGPAAAPCTSCAPQHTPGCSPIRRSQSLKKRRLEPT from the exons ATGCCTGAGAGCCAGGGGAAGGAcagtgagagctgcagcagcagcagctccaacactggggactcagtggcTTCCTTTGGACAG TACCAGTACACGGCCAGCGAGTACCGAGCCATCCAGCACGCGCTGCGCCAGAGGCTGGGCCCCGACTACAtcagcagcaggcaggcaggaggagggCAGAAG GTCTGTTACATTGAGGGTCACAAGGTCATCAGTCTGGCCAATGAAATGTTTGGCTTCAATGGCTGGGCTCACTCAGTCACTCAGCAGAATGTTG ACTTCGTTGACCTCAACAATGGCAGGTTCTACGTGGGTGTCTGTGCTTTTGTGAGAGTTCAGCTTAAG GATGGGTCATACCACGAAGATGTGGGGTATGGAGTCAGTGAAGGCCTGAAGTCTAAAGCCTTATCCTTAGAAAAGGCAAGGAAGGAGGCAGTAACAGATGGACTGAAGAGAGCCCTCAA GTGCTTTGGCAATGCCCTTGGGAACTGCATCCTGGACAAGGACTACCTGCGAGCCGTCAACAAGCTGCCCCGGCAG GTACCCCCTGAGTTAGACTTGGTCAAAGCTAAAATGCAGGACTATGAGCCTGAAATAGAGCAAGCAAGATACAGCAGCTATGTGGAAAGGCAGAGTGCAGCAGGGAGACAGCCCtgtgaggtgacacctggctgcAAGCCTGGCCAGACAGAGGCTGCTGTTGTGACAGCAGATCAGAaacagcccagtgctcccag GAGCACAGACTCCTTGGCCATGGAGTGTGATGCCACTTACCAGAGGAAGCTGCGCCAGAAGCGGCTGCAGCAGCAGTTCCGGGAGCAGATGGAGAAAAGGCAGCAGGTCCCAGGAGTCACTGCCAGCAGCAAACAGG CAAAATCTGATGCTCCTGTGAAGCACAGCACTCCAACAGAAGTGCAACAGGAGCTGGCCATAGAAGAGGAGTTCTTTGCAG ATGATCCTGAACTTTGGGACATCTCCTTGGAGAGCACTGACCTGAAGGTGACGGGTGCCAAGATGTCAGAGCCCTCAGGGGCTGCACAGCTGGCACCTGGGACACCCCGTGGCCAGCAGCAGAGGACACCCCACAGGGGgaaccagcacagagctgctgccaggctggcacagctgcagggccctgctgcagccccctgcaccagctgtgccccccagCACACCCCAG GGTGCAGCCCCATCAGGAGAAGTCAGAGCTTGAAGAAAAGGAGACTGGAACCCACGTGA